From one Triticum urartu cultivar G1812 chromosome 3, Tu2.1, whole genome shotgun sequence genomic stretch:
- the LOC125544720 gene encoding ABC transporter G family member 38-like gives MEMISRSLQSVSPDVSVYFSGGSSRRRSGAGESDDEEALRWAALERLPSFERLRTGILRSEAQAGRRRFAHEEVDVRMLEGPQRQAFVESVFRVADEDNERFLKKLRARIDRAGIVIPTAEVRFKSLNVEAECHVGSRALPTLANATLDTVDAMLGLAGVSLAKTKTLHILKDVSGVVRPSRMTLLLGPPSSGKTTLLLALAGKLDPTLKVRGEVTYNGYALDEFVPQKTAAYISQNDVHAGEMTVKETLHFSARCQGVGHRYELLQELTKKERQLGIYPDPEVDLFMKATSVEGSTLQTDYILRILGLDMCADVMVGDDMRTGISGGQKKRLTTGEMLVGPTKVLFMDEISTGLDSSTTYQVVRCIQQIVHLGEATVLVSLLQPAPEIFDLFDDVMLLSEGQIVYQGPREYVLEFFERCGFRCPERKGAADFLQEVTSKKDQAQYWIQNEKPYHYVSVPEFVLKFRKFHMGKSLKKQLSVPFNKRKIHKSALVFSDQSVSTSELLKTSFSKEWLLMQRNSFIYVFKIVQGIIVALVASTVFLRTTLHEDNEEDGQVYLGALIFIMIANMFNGFAEATLTLARLPVFYKHRDFLFYRPWHFTLPNVLLKVPMALLESIIWVVITYYLIGFSPEASRFFKHLLIVFLIQQAAGGLFRLVAGLCRTVVVTNTAGSLALLIIFVMGGFILPRDAIPKWLVWGYWCSPLTYAYIALAVNEMDSPRWLDQSIADGRPLGVAVLENAGVFTDKEWYWIGAGALLGFTVVFNVLFTLSLMYLNAIGKPQAILPEETDGFPENDFEQKKEPHITQRTTVRTTEPTSPNSIITLDKVLEQLRGRSPNTSDRSVGYAPGRGMVLPFEPLSMSFNEINYYVDMPAEMKTQGVTADKLQLLSGISGAFRPGVLTALMGVSGAGKTTLMDVLSGRKTGGYIEGEVYISGYPKNQATFARMSGYCEQNDIHSPQITVRESLLFSAFLRLPKEVTDQEKKVFVDEVMELIELSGLKDAIVGLPGVNGLSTEQRKRLTIAVELVANPSIIFMDEPTSGLDARAAAIVMRTVRNTVNTGRTVVCTIHQPSIDIFEAFDELLLLKRGGQVIYSGPLGRNSHKVVEYFQEIPGVPKIKEKCNPATWMLDVSSAAAEVRLKIDFAESYKSSTMHQRNKALVKELSKPPPGTSDLYFPSQYSQSSFGQFKFCLWKQWWTYWRSPDYNLVRMFFAFVTALVLGVIFWRVGLKMRSSGDLLVIVGSMYAAVMFVGCENCICVQPVVAVERTVFYREQAAGMYSAIPYALAQVVVEIPYVFVETLVYTLIVYPMMSFEWTLVKFFWFFYVSFFTFLYFTYYGMMTVSISPNGQVASIFAAAFYSFFNLFSGFFVARSKIPKWWIWYYWLCPVAWTVYGLVVSQYGDVEDLIKVPGQPDQQVSAFIKSYFGYDNDFMGVVAVVLAGFTVFFAMIYAYCIKTFNFQQR, from the exons ATGGAGATGATAAGCCGCAGCCTGCAGAGCGTGAGCCCGGACGTGAGCGTCTACTTCTCCGGCGGGTCCTCCCGGCGGCGGAGCGGGGCAGGGGAGAGCGACGATGAGGAGGCGCTGCGGTGGGCGGCGCTGGAGCGGCTGCCGTCGTTCGAGCGGCTGCGCACGGGCATCCTGCGGTCCGAGGCCCAGGCCGGGCGCCGGCGGTTCGCGCACGAGGAGGTGGACGTGCGCATGCTGGAGGGCCCCCAGCGGCAGGCCTTCGTGGAGAGCGTCTTCCGGGTCGCCGACGAGGACAACGAGCGCTTCCTCAAGAAGCTCCGCGCGCGCATTGATCG CGCGGGCATCGTGATCCCGACGGCGGAGGTGAGGTTCAAGAGCCTGAACGTGGAGGCGGAGTGCCACGTCGGGAGCCGCGCGCTGCCGACGTTGGCGAACGCGACGCTGGACACGGTGGACGCCATGCTGGGGCTCGCCGGGGTCAGcctcgccaagaccaagaccCTCCACATTCTCAAGGACGTCTCAGGCGTCGTAAGGCCGTCCAG GATGACACTCCTGCTCGGCCCACCGTCTTCAGGCAAGACGACGCTTCTGCTGGCGCTGGCCGGCAAGTTGGACCCCACTCTGAAGGTGCGCGGGGAGGTGACGTACAACGGCTACGCCCTGGACGAGTTCGTGCCGCAGAAGACGGCGGCGTACATCAGCCAGAACGACGTCCACGCCGGCGAGATGACCGTCAAGGAGACCCTCCACTTCTCCGCCAGGTGCCAGGGGGTAGGCCACAGATACG AGTTGCTCCAGGAGCTGACCAAGAAGGAGAGGCAGCTGGGGATTTATCCTGACCCAGAGGTTGACCTCTTCATGAAG GCCACTTCAGTCGAAGGGAGCACACTGCAGACAGACTACATTCTCAGG ATCCTCGGGCTGGACATGTGCGCCGACGTCATGGTCGGCGACGACATGCGGACCGGCATCTCCGGCGGGCAGAAGAAGCGCCTCACAACAG GGGAGATGCTGGTCGGCCCGACCAAGGTGCTGTTCATGGACGAGATATCCACCGGCCTGGACAGCTCCACCACCTACCAGGTCGTCAGGTGCATCCAGCAGATTGTCCACCTGGGCGAGGCTACCGTGCTGGTGTCGCTGCTGCAGCCCGCGCCGGAGATCTTCGACCTCTTCGACGACGTCATGCTGCTCTCCGAGGGGCAGATCGTCTACCAGGGTCCCAGGGAGTACGTGCTCGAGTTCTTCGAGAGGTGCGGCTTCCGCTGCCCCGAGAGGAAAGGAGCTGCTGATTTCTTGCAAGAG GTTACATCAAAGAAAGATCAGGCGCAATACTGGATACAGAATGAAAAGCCTTATCACTATGTATCAGTACCTGAATTTGTTTTAAAGTTCAGGAAATTTCACATGGGGAAGAGCCTAAAAAAGCAGCTTTCGGTTCCTTTCAACAAGAGAAAAATCCACAAATCTGCTCTGGTTTTCTCCGATCAGTCTGTTTCAACTTCAGAGCTTCTCAAGACCTCGTTCTCCAAAGAATGGCTTCTCATGCAGAGAAACTCATTTATCTACGTTTTCAAAATAGTCCAG GGAATCATAGTTGCTCTAGTAGCATCAACGGTTTTCTTGCGTACAACGCTCCATGAAGATAATGAGGAAGATGGCCAAGTCTACCTAGGGGCACTTATATTTATCATGATAGCTAACATGTTCAATGGTTTTGCCGAGGCAACCCTTACTCTCGCAAGGCTACCTGTATTCTACAAACATAGAGATTTTCTATTCTATCGGCCATGGCATTTTACACTTCCAAATGTTCTCCTGAAAGTCCCTATGGCCTTGCTTGAGTCAATAATTTGGGTTGTAATAACCTACTACCTCATAGGCTTTTCCCCTGAAGCTAGCAG GTTCTTCAAACATCTGCTTATAGTATTCTTGATCCAGCAGGCGGCTGGAGGATTGTTCAGGCTTGTTGCTGGCTTATGTAGGACTGTTGTCGTCACTAATACCGCTGGATCTCTTGCCCTTCTGATCATATTTGTAATGGGAGGATTCATCCTACCAAGAG ATGCAATTCCAAAATGGCTGGTATGGGGTTATTGGTGTTCACCTCTTACGTATGCATACATTGCTCTTGCTGTCAATGAGATGGATTCTCCGAGGTGGCTGGACCAATCT ATAGCTGATGGAAGGCCATTGGGAGTGGCAGTTCTAGAAAATGCAGGTGTATTCACTGACAAGGAGTGGTACTGGATTGGAGCAGGTGCCCTTCTAGGGTTCACCGTTGTGTTCAATGTGCTATTCACACTATCGCTCATGTACCTGAACG CTATTGGAAAACCGCAAGCCATCTTGCCTGAAGAAACTGATGGATTTCCAGAGAATGACTTTGAGCAAAAGAAGGAGCCACATATAACACAGAGAACTACGGTTCGAACAACAGAACCTACATCCCCGAACTCAATCATCACAT TGGATAAGGTGCTTGAACAATTACGTGGCCGTTCCCCAAATACTTCTGATAGGTCTGTTGGATATGCTCCAGGAAGAGGGATGGTTCTTCCGTTTGAACCTCTCTCCATGTCTTTCAATGAGATAAACTACTATGTTGACATGCCTGCG GAGATGAAGACTCAAGGAGTAACCGCTGATAAGCTTCAGCTGCTGTCAGGGATATCTGGCGCTTTTCGCCCTGGGGTTTTGACTGCCCTTATGGGTGTGAGTGGAGCTGGAAAGACCACCCTCATGGATGTCTTGTCTGGGAGGAAGACTGGTGGATACATTGAAGGGGAAGTCTACATATCTGGTTACCCTAAGAACCAAGCAACATTTGCAAGAATGTCGGGTTACTGCGAGCAAAATGACATCCACTCTCCACAGATCACAGTCAGAGAGTCGCTACTCTTCTCTGCTTTCCTGCGCCTGCCTAAGGAGGTCACTGATCAAGAGAAGAAG GTATTTGTGGATGAAGTAATGGAACTAATTGAACTGAGCGGTCTCAAGGATGCTATTGTGGGTCTCCCTGGTGTGAACGGTCTGTCGACTGAACAAAGAAAGAGGTTGACTATTGCTGTAGAGCTTGTGGCAAACCCCTCAATTATCTTCATGGACGAACCAACTTCAGGTCTTGATGCAAGAGCTGCCGCAATTGTCATGAGAACTGTTCGAAACACTGTCAATACTGGAAGAACTGTTGTCTGCACCATCCATCAACCAAGTATAGACATTTTTGAAGCTTTTGATGAG CTGCTATTACTGAAAAGAGGAGGTCAAGTCATATATTCTGGACCGTTGGGTAGGAACTCCCATAAAGTTGTCGAATACTTTCAG GAAATTCCTGGAGTCCCAAAGATCAAAGAGAAGTGCAACCCAGCTACATGGATGTTGGATGTAAGCTCTGCAGCAGCAGAAGTTCGACTGAAGATTGATTTTGCCGAAAGTTACAAATCTTCGACTATGCATCA GCGGAATAAAGCATTAGTCAAAGAGCTGAGCAAGCCACCTCCTGGTACCAGCGACCTTTACTTCCCTTCTCAATACTCACAGAGTTCCTTTGGTCAGTTTAAATTCTGTCTCTGGAAGCAATGGTGGACTTACTGGAGAAGTCCTGATTACAACCTCGTCAGGATGTTCTTTGCATTTGTTACGGCCTTAGTGCTGGGGGTTATATTCTGGAGGGTTGGTCTAAAGAT GAGGAGCTCGGGTGATCTTTTAGTCATTGTGGGATCAATGTATGCCGCTGTCATGTTCGTTGGCTGCGAGAATTGTATCTGTGTTCAACCTGTTGTTGCTGTGGAAAGGACTGTATTTTACAGAGAGCAAGCAGCTGGAATGTACTCAGCTATACCCTATGCCCTCGCTCAG GTAGTTGTGGAGATACCATATGTGTTCGTTGAGACTCTGGTTTATACTCTTATCGTCTACCCGATGATGTCTTTCGAGTGGACACTAGTAAAGTTCTTCTGGTTCTTCTATGTTTCATTCTTCACCTTCCTGTATTTCACTTACTATGGCATGATGACTGTCTCCATATCGCCAAATGGTCAAGTTGCTTCTATATTTGCCGCTGCATTCTACTCCTTTTTCAATCTCTTCTCAGGGTTCTTCGTTGCAAGATCG AAAATCCCAAAATGGTGGATTTGGTACTATTGGCTTTGCCCGGTGGCATGGACAGTTTACGGGCTTGTTGTGTCACAGTACGGGGATGTGGAAGATCTTATCAAGGTGCCTGGTCAACCCGATCAGCAAGTCTCAGCTTTCATCAAGAGCTACTTCGGTTATGATAACGACTTCATGGGCGTCGTGGCGGTTGTGCTGGCTGGCTTCACTGTCTTCTTCGCTATGATATATGCTTACTGCATAAAGACGTTCAATTTCCAACAGAGATAG